In Cryptomeria japonica chromosome 10, Sugi_1.0, whole genome shotgun sequence, a genomic segment contains:
- the LOC131072650 gene encoding uncharacterized protein LOC131072650 — protein MEFYPLKFRLLCIALLVMCCFLEGGYSLGVGGHTGIPGAILNKNRLRGGFLEKLRRSRITHSYVTSLSKASYEEYNYTQVLDHFGYTPESYQTFPQRYFIDKSNWGGPQTNSPIFVFLGAEGNIAYDVGYVTIDQVADFKALVVYIEHRYYGTSMPFGGKEAAYANASTRGYFTSTQALADYATFIVNLMKTLKAENCPVVVFGASYGGMLAAWFRLKYPHITIGALAASAPILSLYDVAPTYGYDSVVAKDFRNVSDICYKRINESWDMMDKIASSPQGLLTLSKLFNTCENITDKEALYDDLESMYRGAAQYDFEGVKGICNAINSLPGDANTVSRIAAAANYSFEGQCLDLSPFNDTEFGWDWQTCTEMVLPFSDPPGTTMFPPSSFDIKSFSRECYLKYGVLPRQHWATTEFGGHDIKRVLKEFGSNIIFSNGLRDPWSSGGVLANISESIVAITTQEGTHCQDIVLSDGDDPAWLKEQKQKEIMIVQKWINDYKN, from the exons ATGGAATTCTATCCATTGAAGTTTAGATTGCTGTGTATAGCTCTTCTAGTGATGTGTTGCTTTCTGGAGGGAGGCTATTCTTTGGGAGTTGGTGGGCACACAGGGATTCCGGGAGCAATTCTCAACAAGAATCGACTGCGCGGTGGCTTTCTGGAGAAGTTAAGGAGATCTCGAATAACTCATTCTTATGTTACAAGTCTAAGTAAAGCTTCGTACGAGGAATACAACTATACTCAAGTTCTGGACCATTTTGGGTACACGCCAGAGAGCTATCAAACGTTTCCCCAACGATATTTCATAGACAAGTCCAATTGGGGCGGCCCTCAAACTAATTCTCCCATATTTGTATTTTTGGGTGCGGAAGGAAACATTGCATATGACGTCGGGTACGTTACGATAGACCAGGTTGCTGACTTCAAGGCTCTTGTGGTCTACATAGAG CACCGTTACTACGGGACGTCAATGCCATTCGGGGGAAAGGAGGCTGCGTATGCGAATGCAAGCACAAGGGGTTATTTCACATCCACGCAGGCCTTGGCCGATTATGCGACCTTCATTGTTAATTTGATGAAAACATTAAAGGCGGAGAATTGTCCAGTAGTTGTGTTTGGTGCCTCCTATGGTGGAA TGTTAGCTGCATGGTTTCGCCTCAAGTATCCGCACATAACAATCGGCGCCCTTGCAGCATCTGCACCTATCCTTTCCCTCTACGACGTCGCTCCCACTTATGGATATGACAGCGTTGTCGCAAAAGATTTCAGA AATGTCAGCGATATCTGCTACAAAAGAATTAATGAATCGTGGGATATGATGGACAAAATCGCGTCTAGCCCTCAAGGCTTGCTGACCCTAAGCAAACTATTTAATACTTGCGA GAATATTACGGATAAGGAGGCCCTTTACGATGATCTGGAATCAATGTACCGGGGCGCAGCACAATACGATTTCGAAGGAGTTAAAGGA ATCTGCAATGCCATCAATAGCCTACCCGGAGATGCAAACACTGTTAGCAGAATAGCTGCTGCAGCAAATTACTCATTCGAAGGCCAATGCTTGGATTTGAGTCCATTTAATGATACTGAATTTGGATGGGATTGGCAG ACTTGCACTGAAATGGTGCTCCCATTCAGCGATCCTCCTGGCACGACAATGTTTCCGCCCTCCAGCTTTGATATCAAGTCATTTTCCAGAGAATGCTATCTGAAATACGGTGTACTGCCACGCCAACACTGGGCTACAACAGAATTCGGAGGACAC GACATAAAAAGAGTGTTGAAAGAATTTGGAAGCAATATCATTTTCTCCAATGGGTTAAGAGATCCATGGAGCAGTGGAGG TGTGTTGGCGAATATTTCTGAAAGCATTGTAGCTATTACCACCCAAGAAG GAACACATTGCCAAGATATTGTTCTAAGTGACGGTGACGATCCCGCCTGGTTGAAAGAGCAAAAACAAAAAGAGATAATGATTGTCCAAAAATGGATCAACGATTATAAAAACTAA